CTCCCCGATGGTTGCGGATATATGTTGCATTACCCAGTAGACGAGTAAATCCATCAAAATCGGGTGCTTGTTGACCGATGACTGTTCCAATCATTACCGCTTCAGCTAAACCCGGATCGTTTGCTACTACAGGATCTAGATGAGCAAGGGCAGCTAAACCAAAACCGATGGCAAAATGCGTGGCAGTATCCACTAGAAGATTTCTCCTTTCGCACGGGGATGGTGGAAAAATTATGGCACAACTTACTTAATTCTTCAATCCTTTCTAAAAAAAAGTATGCATTCTTCAAAAAGATTGCTTCGTTGGGTACCATTTTCTTTTACAAGTAGCCAAGCCATTAAATCAGGACGGTAAATGTAGGAGAAACTTGTTCAAACCTGTTTTTTTTGGCAAGATGGAAGTAGATGATCTTTGCACGAACTGTTATATAAAATTGGATGTAAACCTGAAAAGAACAAAGGGGAAACAAAGGAAAAGCATGACGAGAAAAAAACAACCAACTATTTATACACTGCCCGATGAATTTCAAGCGTTTGATTTTGCTCAGGATCTCTTATATTGGTATGATGCCCAAAAGCGAGATTTACCATGGCGAATAAATCGAGATCCTTATCGTGTCTGGGTCTCAGAAATTATGCTACAGCAGACCCGTGTCGAAACCGTTAAACCCTACTATCAAAATTTTATGCAAAAGTTCCCTACAGTGGAAGCGCTGGCAACGGCTCCTGAGGAAGAGGTTTTAAAAGCATGGGAAGGACTAGGTTATTATTCCCGAGCACGTAACTTGCAAGCAGCAGCACGCGAGGTCACGGTATCGTATGGTGGCGTGGTTCCAGATACTCCTGAAGAAATTTCCAAGCTAAAGGGTGTAGGACCCTATACAGCGGGTGCTATTTTAAGCATTGCTTACGAGGTTCCTGTACCTGCAGTAGACGGTAATGTGATGCGTGTGTTTTCCAGACTTCTACTGATGGATGATGATATTGCTAAACCAGCTACACGGATCAAAATGGAACAATTGGTTAAACAAACGATCCCAATCGGACGAGCAGGGGATTTTAATCAGGCCATTATGGAATTAGGGGCACTTGTTTGTCTGCCTAAAAATCCGCAATGCCTAACCTGTCCCGTCTTTGATTACTGTTTAGCTCGAAGGGAAGGCGTGCAGGATACGCTGCCTGTTAAAGGAAAGGCAAAGCCGCCGCGTCCCGTTCAATTACTGACAGCGGTAGTAAAGCGTGGAAACCAATATCTGATTCAAAAGCGTCCTGAACAGGGATTATTAGCAAGTTTATGGGAGTTTCCCATGGTAGAGGATGCAGGGACGAAAGATGACGAAGAACAATTGCTCCGGCTTTTGGAAAAGGAATATGGACTACAAGTCGATTTGGGGGATTACCTGATGAATGTACAGCATACCTTCTCGCATTTGCATTGGAATGTTGATGTGTATGTAATGCAGCACATCTCAGGTGAGCCACTCAAGGAGAATGCTGTGTTTGTCACATCAGAGGAAATGTCACAATATACATTCCCCGTCTTACACAATAAAATCATTGCTGAAATAACGGCGAAGGAAGAAAAATGGTAACGCAAAAAGCCCCTTCATACAGAGGGGGCTTTTTTGCAGCTTTATGATAGACACTTAGAAACGATTCATTAAATAATGATGTTCCATGCATCTTTGTTGGTTTTCTTCACGGATTTTTTCAATGCGTTTATACTGTATATAATCTCGGTATGTTTTCTCTGGTGATTTCTTTTTACGTTCAATAATAATGGTAAAAAAGATCATTGGAATATGCACAGTGCACATCCTCCTTTTATTTTTTGTTCATTCAGTCAGGTCCCATCTAGCGCCTTTACACCTATATACTTCATGCGTTGCTTACGTTTAACACTTCTCATCTCAACATTCCTCCCATCAAAATGAAGAATACCTACATAATATACGGCGATTGCGCGTCCAACATGTAGCGCTTTTCATCGCGTTCTTTAATCCATTGCTCCTGGAAATAAAGCTGTGTTTGCTGTTCAACAGGCGGTTTGTTGCGCTTGATCTGAACAGAAAACATGAAAAAATGAAATACCATGACTTGTGTCACCCCCTTTCAATTTCTATGAAAAAAGAGCATAAAAAGACCGTAAGATATGGATATCTCACGGTCTGAGCGTGTAAAAGAAAATATGCACCGCAAGAGATACCTCTCCTACGATCTGCTTATCAGGTATAAAGAACAGCTAAACAACCATCACCTGTCTGGAAGCGAGGAGAGAAGATGTTATGAAATTATGCATAGCCTTATTGTTGCCAGCTAATTGAGTAAAGATTCCCATAACCATCATTTTTCTGAACCTCCTTTCCAAGTGTTAGCATTATTCCTTAATAGTATGGTATTATTTTCAATTTGTAAAGTATAAAATTAATGATTTGTAAAAGAAAATAAAAAGATTGAAGTCTTTTTCATATGAAGGCAATAATTGGTTATAAAGACTGCACCTGATCTACATTTGCACGTAGCGATGCAATGTTATAGCTTGTATAATATAGAAGTTAATTAGTACCAGATGTTAATAGCTGGTAGATGGAACGTTTCTTTTTTACATTTTAGGAAGGAAGGGAAGAAATATATGAGTAGAAATGGAAAAGTAGCATTAGTTACAGGTGGAACCAGAGGTATTGGGAAGGCGATTGCTCACCAATTAGCTGACCAAGGCTATGATTTAGTCATTAACTATCTGCGTAATCGTACAGCAGCAAGAGAAGCAGCATCTGAATTAGAAGCGAAGGGTGTTCGCGTTCATTTGGTAAAAACCAATGTTGGAGATGTTGCAAAAATTAAAGAGATGTTTAAAGAGATTGATGAGGAATTCGGCCGTTTAGATATACTGGTGAACAATGCAGCTTCTGGTGTGCTACGCCCTTTAATGGAGTTAGAAGAGAGTCACTGGGACTGGACTATGGAAATTAACAGCAAGGCTTTATTATTCTGTGCGCAAGAAGCAGCAAAATTAATGCAAAAAACCAATGATGGCGGTAAAATCGTAAGCTTGTCCAGTTTGGGCTCTATTCGTGTCATTGAAAATTACACAACAGTGGGAGTATCTAAGGCTGCTGTAGAAGCTTTAACTCGTTATCTTGCTGTAGAATTAGCTCCGTATAACATCTCTGTAAATGCTGTGTCTGGAGGCGTTGTTGATACAGGAGCATTAAAGCATTTCCCAAACCGCGAAGAATTATTGGAAGCATCTGCTAATCGAACTCCGGTAGGGCGTATGGTCGAAGAAGAGGATTTAGCTAATACGGTTATGTTTTTGTTATCTGACCAAGCAAAAATGATTTGCGGTCAAACGATTATTGTGGATGGCGGTATTTCTTTACTAGTTTAGTTCCTGTTAGAAAACTGCTACAATGTAAGTTGTGTTTAAGGGGACAAACTTTCCTCAGTAGTGTACAATAGAAAAATGAAGCCGTCTAAGGGAGGCGCCTATTATGATTATTCGGACGTTTCGTCTGGGCGATTATGCGGCAATTACTCGTATTTGGCAAGAAACAGAATTAAATCGAACTGATACGGAAACGATGGATTCTCTTGCTAAACAATTAGCTTGGGACAGCGACTTGGTTATGGTTGCTGAGGAAGATGGAGAAGTTGTAGGAGTTATTGTCGGCACGATAGATGGAACTCGTGCTTATTTTTATCGGTTAGCTGTTTCACGTTCTTCCCAAGGCAGGGGCATCGGCCGTAATTTAGTAGAAGCCCTAGAGAATCGTTTTCACCAGCGTGGTGTCAATCAAATTCTCATTATGGTCAATCAGGCGAATGAACAGGTGTTACCTTTTTACCAAGCCATGGGTTATGAATTGCAACAGTATATTACGCTTTCTAAAAAAATTTCCTCCTAAGGAAATATTTCTTTAAAAGATGAAAATGGAAGAAAGGAGAGAGTCATGTCGTCGCAAGTACCAGGTTCTATTATACGCATTGAAAGCTTCAAACATAATCAGTCCTTACACCGTACTTGGGATCGCACTACGCTCATTCATACGAGCGATACAGTAGTGATAGCCGGTAATGATCGTGTCAAAGTCACAGAGTCTGATGGGCGTGAATGGCGTACAAGAGAGCCTGCAATCTGTACATTTGGACGAGGACAATGGTTTAATATACTCGCCATGATCCGTGATGACGGGATTTACTATTACTGTAACATCGGTTCTCCTTTCAGTTTAAAAGGAAATTTACTTAGCTATATCGATTATGATCTGGATGTGAAAGTCTATCCGGATATGACGTATACGGTATTAGATGAAGAAGAATATGCTCTACATAGCGCGCAAATGAATTACCCTCCATATGTGAAGGAACGGGTTCACTTGGCGTTGGACGAGGTTTTGGAATGGATTAAAGCAAAACGTGGGCCTTTCCAAAGTGGATTTGTTCAAAGATGGTATGAACGGTACCAACTGCTAAAGCACAATGATGAAGAGTAGTCAATTACATGTCACGGATACACACCCCTGTTATCGGTCAAGCGAAATTTGGCAACGATAACAGGGGTATTTTTGAATCCCATACGCGTTCAATCGTTAGAAAACAGAGAAAACCAGCTAAAAAGAAAAAGAAAAGTGAATTTATTGGAGGTAAATGGGCTGTTACCGTATACTTGACAACAAGACATAACCGTCTATCTGTTGTAAAATCGGTTTCACGGAGACTTAGACTTCAGGGAATGAAAGCGACGCATTCATCTTTCATACTAACAGCAGGAGTGGTGCTATGAATAGCATACGCAGATACTTACGTTATGTGGGACCTTATAAAGTGAAAATTATTTTAACCATTGGTATTGGTATTGTAAAATTTGGGATCCCATTATTAATGCCATTAATTCTCAAATATGTGATAGACACCTTAGTTACAGGAACAATGCCTAAGGAAGATAAGCTATATCAATTGTTTTGGTTAATGTTTGCAGCTTTTTTTCTGTTTACAATCGTGCGAGCCCCTGTAGAGTATTATCGCCAATATTATGCTCAATGGATTTCCAGTCGTGTTCTATTTGACATTCGTAACCAATTATTTAGCCACCTACAGAAATTATCCATGCGATTTTACAACAATCATAAGGTAGGAGAAATTATTTCACGGGTTGTAAATGATGTAGAGCAGACAAAAAGCTTTATTGAAACGGGACTTATGAATATTTGGTTGGATTTAGTGACGATTTTTATTACGCTTTCTATTATGCTTTTTATGGATGTAAAGCTAACTTTGATTGCTATTGTTGTGTTTCCTTTGTATGGATTTTCGATTAAGTATTTTTATAAGAGATTGCGCCAACTAATGAGGGAGCGATCGCAGAAGCTAGCTGAATTACAAGGTCATCTCCACGAACGAGTTAATGGAATTTCCGTTACTCGTAGTTTTGCTTTAGAGGAGTATGAGGCAAAGCAATTTGAAAAGAAAAATCAAAGATTCTTACATAAGGCTTTAGAGCAAACTAGCTGGAATGCCTATACCTTTTCTGTGGTTAATACGATTACGGATATTGCACCGCTTTTAGTTATTGGCTTTGCAGGCTATCAAGTCATCCAAGGTATGCTAACCATTGGAACGCTCATGGCTTTTTACGCTTATTTGGAGCGACTATATACGCCACTCAGACGGGTGGTTAATTCATCGACTACATTGACGCAAGCGATCGCTTCTATGGATCGTATGTTTGATTTTATTGATGAGCAATATGATATCGTGGATAGACCGGGAGCTTGTACGTTGCCCGTGAA
The nucleotide sequence above comes from Brevibacillus laterosporus LMG 15441. Encoded proteins:
- the mutY gene encoding A/G-specific adenine glycosylase, with the protein product MTRKKQPTIYTLPDEFQAFDFAQDLLYWYDAQKRDLPWRINRDPYRVWVSEIMLQQTRVETVKPYYQNFMQKFPTVEALATAPEEEVLKAWEGLGYYSRARNLQAAAREVTVSYGGVVPDTPEEISKLKGVGPYTAGAILSIAYEVPVPAVDGNVMRVFSRLLLMDDDIAKPATRIKMEQLVKQTIPIGRAGDFNQAIMELGALVCLPKNPQCLTCPVFDYCLARREGVQDTLPVKGKAKPPRPVQLLTAVVKRGNQYLIQKRPEQGLLASLWEFPMVEDAGTKDDEEQLLRLLEKEYGLQVDLGDYLMNVQHTFSHLHWNVDVYVMQHISGEPLKENAVFVTSEEMSQYTFPVLHNKIIAEITAKEEKW
- the fabL gene encoding enoyl-[acyl-carrier-protein] reductase FabL produces the protein MSRNGKVALVTGGTRGIGKAIAHQLADQGYDLVINYLRNRTAAREAASELEAKGVRVHLVKTNVGDVAKIKEMFKEIDEEFGRLDILVNNAASGVLRPLMELEESHWDWTMEINSKALLFCAQEAAKLMQKTNDGGKIVSLSSLGSIRVIENYTTVGVSKAAVEALTRYLAVELAPYNISVNAVSGGVVDTGALKHFPNREELLEASANRTPVGRMVEEEDLANTVMFLLSDQAKMICGQTIIVDGGISLLV
- a CDS encoding GNAT family N-acetyltransferase, coding for MIIRTFRLGDYAAITRIWQETELNRTDTETMDSLAKQLAWDSDLVMVAEEDGEVVGVIVGTIDGTRAYFYRLAVSRSSQGRGIGRNLVEALENRFHQRGVNQILIMVNQANEQVLPFYQAMGYELQQYITLSKKISS
- a CDS encoding DUF402 domain-containing protein, giving the protein MSSQVPGSIIRIESFKHNQSLHRTWDRTTLIHTSDTVVIAGNDRVKVTESDGREWRTREPAICTFGRGQWFNILAMIRDDGIYYYCNIGSPFSLKGNLLSYIDYDLDVKVYPDMTYTVLDEEEYALHSAQMNYPPYVKERVHLALDEVLEWIKAKRGPFQSGFVQRWYERYQLLKHNDEE
- a CDS encoding ABC transporter ATP-binding protein gives rise to the protein MNSIRRYLRYVGPYKVKIILTIGIGIVKFGIPLLMPLILKYVIDTLVTGTMPKEDKLYQLFWLMFAAFFLFTIVRAPVEYYRQYYAQWISSRVLFDIRNQLFSHLQKLSMRFYNNHKVGEIISRVVNDVEQTKSFIETGLMNIWLDLVTIFITLSIMLFMDVKLTLIAIVVFPLYGFSIKYFYKRLRQLMRERSQKLAELQGHLHERVNGISVTRSFALEEYEAKQFEKKNQRFLHKALEQTSWNAYTFSVVNTITDIAPLLVIGFAGYQVIQGMLTIGTLMAFYAYLERLYTPLRRVVNSSTTLTQAIASMDRMFDFIDEQYDIVDRPGACTLPVNPETKRISGRVEFDKVTFGYSEKDEPVLHDVQLRIEPGETVALVGMSGGGKSSLISLIPRFWDVTDGRILIDGIDVRDVTQKSLREQIGIVMQDNILFSESARMNISMGNPQATEEEIIAAAKAANAHEFISELPEGYDTELGERGVKLSGGQKQRIAIARVFLKDPAILILDEATSALDLESEHMIQESLAHLAKGRTTIIVAHRLSTITHADKIVVLKDGRIVEMGKHEELLLQQGAYHTLWNVQDFGNIDQEAISSNG